In a single window of the Neospora caninum Liverpool complete genome, chromosome VIIa genome:
- a CDS encoding putative dual-specificity phosphatase laforin — translation MRVRFSVIAFVPPNAQLGVVGSAPFLGEWKLDHCVPLMPYSAPHPQGLEPSLWFRDIDIEPVACSPSESNDVHSSLRSTSHTNADRRRCGQWQGRHCFGSPVSAPPCVEAYPGDCPFAVELLSTSQRVLSEYSRQNSLAAYPAVEQRSRTSFSCASSSSFSCTSTAAVAATKGVWDAAAYRVATRAPDVQAVLERHPLRHCTFEYKFVLWYPPNGETAVPYVPATAGEQEPATYAGDSEVLDKEEEGRESTRSWRKWLFPPSPSRCPSSPGPSESVVWEGFGPDSNRKFCFDPFDVVVDVNELGNLECLYICRIAHFRDPRAGGVGENDLTTRFYNAVKSECRMHYSTIFPRFFVGSCPRQLKHILHLKEELKVTCIVNLQTEQDLCNNYPDPIASSRSAEAVSHLYDGSGLRYVWLPTADMCDSARKIAVANAAFLLLGLVKSGHSVYIHCNAGVGRSVAAACAFLCFSVGLDLRKANFLICARRPVAYWDEKAMKYGISDYQAKFGHCRIVGEEAKDERQCT, via the exons ATGCGCGTCCGCTTCAGCGTCATTGCGTTCGTTCCTCCCAACGCCCAGCTCGGGGTTGTCGGCTCTGCACCGTTTCTAGGCGAGTGGAAGCTGGACCACTGCGTCCCGTTGATGCCCTACTCGGCGCCCCATCCTCAGGGCCTTGAGCCGAGCCTCTGGTTTCGAGATATCGATATCGAGCCCGTAGCTTGTTCTCCCAGCGAGTCGAATGATGTCCATAGCTCGCTGCGGTCTACGTCCCACACGAACGCGGACCGGAGACGGTGTGGACAGTGGCAAGGCCGGCACTGCTTCGggtctcccgtctctgcgccgccgtGCGTCGAAGCCTACCCTGGAGATTGCCCTTTCGCTGTCGAGTTACTTTCGACTTCGCAGCGTGTACTGAGCGAGTACTCTAGGCAGAACTCGCTGGCGGCGTACCCTGCGGTAGAGCAGCGGTCGCGCACCTCCTtctcctgcgcgtcttcgtcttccttctcgtgcaCCTCAACCGCCGCGGTGGCGGCGACAAAGGGCGTGTGGGACGCCGCCGCCTATCGAGTGGCCACGCGAGCCCCAGATGTTCAGGCCgtgctggagagacaccctCTGCGTCACTGCACGTTCGAGTACAAGTTTGTGCTCTGGTATCCTCCGAATGGCGAAACCGCCGTGCCGTACGTCCCCGCAACTGCAGGTGAACAAGAGCCCGCCACGTAtgcgggagacagcgaggttctggacaaggaagaagaaggacgggagTCAACTCGATCGTGGAGAAAGTGGCTGTTTCCACCGTCGCCCTCGAGAtgcccgtcttctcctggACCGTCGGAATCGGTCGTTTGGGAAGGTTTTGGACCGGACAGCAACCGGAAATTTTGTTTCGATCCTTTCGATGTCGTCGTGGACGTCAACGAACTCGGCAATCTCGAGTGTCTGTACATCTGCCGAATCGCGCACTTCCGGGACCCAAGAG CGGGAGGAGTCGGGGAGAACGACCTGACGACTCGCTTTTACAACGCAGTGAAGAGCGAATGCCGAATGCACTATTCAACGATATTTCCGAGATTCTTCGTCGGCTCTTGTCCTCGGCAGCTGAAGCACATACTCCATCTCAAAGAAGAGCTGAAGGTGACCTGCATTGTTAACCTGCAAACGGAGCAAGATCTGTG CAATAATTACCCGGATCCGATTGCCAGTTCTCGGTCAGCAGAAGCCGTGAGCCATTTGTATGACGGCTCTGGTCTTCGATATGTGTGGCTGCCGACGGCAGACATGTGTGATTCGGCAAGGAAAATTGCAGTGGCCAATGctgcttttctcctcctggGTCTCGTCAAG AGCGGCCACTCGGTGTACATCCACTGCAACGCTGGCGTTGGACGCAGCGTGGCCGCGGCGTGCGCCTTCCTGTGTTTTTCCGTCGGCCTAGATTTGCGAAAAGCAAATTTTTTGATTTGCGCGAGGCGCCCGGTCGCCTACTGGGACGAGAAAGCCATGAAATACGGCATCAGCGACTACCAGGCAAAGTTCGGTCATTGTCGGATCGTGGGAGAGGAAGCTAAGGATGAGAGACAATGCACTTAA